Part of the Arthrobacter globiformis genome is shown below.
ACAGCGCCGTGATGATCTCCGACGACGCCGGCGCCACCTGGAGCGAACAGGTCCTGCCCGGCAGCCTGGGCTGCGTCCACATGAACATCCAGCCCCTGGCCGACGGCTCGCTGCTGGCCCTGTTCCGCAGCCGCTGGGCCGACTCGATCTACGAATCCCGCTCCACCGACGACGGCACCACCTGGAGCGAGCCCGTCCCCACGGAACTGCCCAACAACAACTCCTCCATCCAGTTCACCGCCCTCGCCGACGGCCGCCTGGCCCTGTTGTACAACCACCGCCGAGCAGAGGAGAACACCGAACGCCGACTGTCCCTCTACGACGAAATCGACGACGACGGCCTGGCCGAGGAGCAGGGCCAGCTCGCCGAGCCAGTGCCCGGTGCTGCTGTTACTGATGACGGGGCACGCAAGGCGTTCTGGGGGACCCCGCGGTCTCCCATGACCCTGGCCATCTCCGAGGATTCCGGACGTTCCTGGCCGATCCGCCGGAACCTGGACGTGGGGGACGGCTACTGCCTGTCCAACAACTCCCGCGAGGGGCTCAACCGCGAATACTCCTACCCGTCCATCCACCAGGGCCCCGACGGTGCACTGAACATTGCGTACACGTACTTCCGGCAGGCCATTAAGTTCGTCCGCGTTGACCCGCAGTGGGCGTACGAGGGCAGTCAGACGCCCGGCGGCCTGGAAGACGACTCGCTCAATGCCTGACCAGCATGCCGTAGTGACCGGCTGCAGCTCGGGCATCGGACTGGCCATCACCCGCCGCCTGTTGGCCGACGGGTGGGCCGTGACCGGTGTGAGTAGGACCGCGAAGCCGCTTGACGGGAAGTTTGAGTGGCTCCAGGCTGACCTTGCCGAGCCCGAATCTTTGGCCGATTCCATCGCCGGGTTACGGCCCGTTGATGCGCTTGTTCATGCTGCCGGGTTCCAACGGACGGCTCCGCTGGGGGAGCTGGACCCTTCAGCTTTATCCGCTATGTTCGATGTCCATGTGTCCGCGGCCAGCATACTTGCCAACGCTTTGGTCCCGTCCATGCCCGACGGCGGCAGGATAGTGCTGCTCGGCAGCCGCACCGCCACCGGGTCACCGGGCAAAAGCCAATACGCCGCCACCAAAGCCGCCCTGATGGGGTTGGGACGGACGTGGGCGCAGGAACTTGCACCGCGGGGAATCACAGTCAACGTGCTCTCCCCAGGCCCCACGGACACTCCGATGCTGAATGACCCCGGCCGGGCTGCCACCCCGGTGCGGATGCCGGCCCTCGGCGCCTTGGTGGACCCTGACGACGTCGCCGCACTGGCGGCCTTCCTGCTGGGACCCCACGGAAAGTCCATCACCGGTCAGAACTACGTCATTTGCGGAGGGGCCTCGCTCTGACTTTGCAGCGGCGTCATTTGCACAGTAGGGCTGCCTGTCATTCAGATCTTCGTCTACCACTGCAGGTGCTGGACTTCGATGGCAAGGGAATTGCTGATGTGGACAGCATTACCGCCATGCTGCCCTGGACAGCGAGAACTTCACCAATCTTCGGAATTGCGGAACTAATGCTGGTAGAGCTGCCGCGTTGCGAGTTCGGACTCAAGAGTAATAAGGCAGCTGTTAGTCCATTGCTTCAGGGATTCCAGAAGGCGTCACGAAGTGCGGCTCCCGACCGCGCTTTACCTTCAACCGCATGGGTGCGGGCATCAAGGAGAGACTCATAAGGTGACTGTGACTGTCCTGGAATTTTGTGTCCTCGCATCCGTCCTGTTTGCCGCCGCATGCCTGCAGGGATCTATAGGCTTTGGTTTAGGCATGATGGCGGCCCCAGTAATCGCCTTAGTCGATCCCTCACTCCTGCCAGCCTCGTTGATCCTGCTTTCTGTTGTGCTGACTTTGATCATCACGGTAGGGGAACGCCAACACCTGGATCTCCGCGGAGTGGGTTGGGCGTTGGTTGGCCGCGTTCCGGGCAGTATTGTCGGGGCCTGGCTAGTCATCACGCTTACTCCAGACGGTTTGGTATGGCTGGTAGCGTTGGCAGTATCTGCCGGGATATTGGCGGCTTTCGTCGGGTGGGTGCCGCCACCACTACGGCGAAACCTCATCGTTGCTGGCGCCGCCTCAGGAATTCTGGGGACTGCCACGTCCATCGGGGGTACTCCCATGGCAATCATCTGGCAGCGCGCCGAAGGCCCAGAGCTGCGCGGAACGATGAGCGCCTTCTTCCTGGTCGGTTCGTGCATGTCGCTCTTCGCCCTGGCGTTGGCCGGTGCCATCAACGAAAAAGTACTCCAGGTAGCCTTCGCCATGGTTCCGTTCGTGCTCGCGGGATTCTTCCTCTCGCGCTTCCTCACCAGGTTCCTGGAGCCACAGCTGACACGTCTCGTAGCACTGGCTGCGTCCTCCGTGGGAGTTCTTTTGCTCATCGGCCAGCAACTACTATCGCAAAACTAAGGTTCGGAGATGGTGTAGACGGGCTCAATGCGGCCCGCTCGCCCTCAGGAGTCCGCGACGTGACGTAGCTGCTGCGGCTAGACCTGTATTTTCGGCAATTCTAGCCAAGTCATAACGCTGACGACGGAGATGCGGTCAAACTGGCTTGGCGGTTGTTTGCGCCGGCGGCTGGCTCGACAGGTGAGGGTGTCAGGGCAGTTTGGCCTGGCGCAGGTACTGATACACCGTTTCCCGGCTGATGCCGTAGTCGCTGGCGAGGACGGATTTGGGGATTCCATTCGCTGCCCGCTGGACCAGCTCGGCCGCCCGTTCCGGTGTGAGGGTCTTTTTCCGCCCTTTGTAGGCACCGCGCTGCTTAGCCAGGGCGATGCCTTCTCGCTGCCGCTCCCGGATCAGCGAGCGTTCGAATTCGGCAAAGGCCCCCATGACGGAGAGCATGAGGTTGGCCATGGGGGAGTCCTCCCCGGTGAAGACCAAACTCCCTTTGACGAACTCCACCCGGACCCCTTTGCGTGTGAGGCTCTGGACGAGAGCCCGCAGGTCATCGAGGTTGCGGGCGAGCCGGTCCATGCTGTGCACGACGACTGTGTCCCCGTTACGGGCGAACCGCAGTAGCTCAGTAAGCTCCGGTCTGGTCGTGTCCCTGCCCGAGGCTTTGTCCGTGAAGACCCGGTCCAGAACCTGACCTTCGAGCTGGCGTTTCTCGTTCTGGTCCAGCGTGCTTACGCGCACGTACCCGATCAGCTGTCCAGCCACCTAAGCCTCCAAACCCTCAACCTGTCAGTCTGAGTTCTATGACCTTTATTGGAGCAGGTCAAGATACTTGGAACATTTGATGTCAGAGTGGGGTGTACTTCAACCTGTCACTGTATGGAGGTGACGTCACGCAAGCCGCTGGGTGCATGAGAAGGAAATGAGATGGTGTGGGCTCACGGTCCCTCCCAGGCTCGGCACCGCCGGTCCGGTCAGGGTGCGGTGTTGTTCACGGCGTACGGCGGGCGGAGGAGCCCGGGGGTGAGGCCCTCGGCCGGGTCGTTGCCCAACTGGAGCACGTTGTTGTTTTGGTCGACATGGACTACCCGGGGCTCGTAGGCCTTGGCTTCCTCGGTGGTCATTGCCGCGTAGGTAATCAGAATGACAACGTCATTTTCGTGCACCAAGTGGGCTGCCGGGCCATTGATGCCGATCACGCCTGAGCCGCGTTCACCGGCGATGGTGTATGTCTCCAGCCTGGCGCCGTTGGTCACGTCCACGATGGCGACAAGCTCACCGGGAAGGATGTCAGCAGCATCAAGCAGGTCCAGGTCAACGGTGACTGAACCTACATAGTGAAGGTCAGCGTGCGTGACGGTGGCCCGGTGAATTTTCGACTTAAACATCGTTCGATTCATAGGAAGCTCCAGTAGTAGGACTTGTGCCGAGGCGCCGGCCAGACACTAGATCCGGCACGAACGCAAGTCTCTTGGAGGAACTGGACCCTAGTTTTCTAGTGGTCGTTCTCGGGCGACGGCGGCAGGAAATGCGTGAAAACCTGATATCCGTCTTGACGGGAAATCATTCTTCTTGGTGAGATTCCTTCCGCTGAAATCCAGAGAAGCGAATCGTCAGGCATGACGGCCTCCACCGTTCCTTTGCGGACCAGTTTCCCGCCTCTCCAAACTTCTACCCGTTGCCCGAGAGCACGTTGCCAATCTGGTTGCAGGTGAAGGTCCATCGTTTGCTCCTGTGTGCACGCTGATGAGATTTGGAAGAGCTGCACGGGGTTGTTCGGCCGGCCGGCGGTGAGGTGTCACATGCGTTGCGATAGTTGATGATCCGGGTGATCATCCGACACCTCACCGCAGAAATTGGGGCAGTTGAGATGCCGGTTACAGGGAGCGCTGGTCTGGGCCGTTGTATTCGCTTAGCGGGCGGATGAGGGAGTTGGACGCCGCCTGTTCCATGAGGTGGGCAGTCCAGCCGGTGATGCGGCTGGCGACGAAGATCGGTGTGAAGGTCGGAGTGTCGAAGCCCATGAGGTGGTAGGTGGGTCCGGCAGGGTAGTCGAGGTTGGGTTTGATGGCCTTGGCCTCCTCCATCGCCTGCTCGAGTCCGTTGTACAGACCGAGGAGTTCCGGCCGGCCGTAATGGGCGATCATCTTGTCCAACGCGGCCTTCATTGTCGGAACGCGGGAGTCCCCGTTCTTATAAACGCGGTGCCCAAAGCCCATGATTTTCTTCTTGTGTGCCAGGGCACCTTCCATCCACGCTTTAGCCCGGGTAGCGGCTTCCTCCAGGGATTCCTCGGGCTCGATGCCGATCTCGTCAAACGTGTGCATGACGGCTTCGTTGGCCCCGCCGTGCAGCGGGCCTTTGAGCGCCCCAATGGCAGCAGTCACGGCCGAATGCAGGTCCGAGAGAGTGGAAGTGACCACCCGGGCGGTAAACGTTGAGGCGTTGAAGGAGTGTTCGGCGTACAGGATCATCGAGACGTTGAACGCCTCGATGACCTCGTCCACAGGATCTTCACCGAAGGCCATCCAGAGGAAGTTGGCCGAGTAGCCCAGGTCGTCGCGGGGTTCCACCACGTCGAGCCCGTGCCGGCGGCGCTGGTCGTACGCCACGACAGCTGGCATGGCCGCCCACAGGTCGATGGCCTTCTTCATATTGGCCTCGGGCGAGGCGTCTTCGGCCAGTGGGTGCCGTGCTCCCAGCACGGATGCGGCCGTGCGGCAGAGGTCCATGGGGTGGGCGTCCGTGGGCAAGGCGTCGATGATGGCCTTGAGTGCCGGTTCGAGTGGCCGGCCGGCCCTTTCGCGGGCGGTGAGCCCGGCCAACTGCTCCTGCGTGGGCAGTTCGCCGTTCCAGAGCAGATAGGCGACCTCTTCGAAGCTGCATTTGGCGGCGAGGTCTTGGACCGGATACCCGCGGTAGAGCAGCGAGTTGGTCTCTGCATTGACCTTTGAGACCGCGGTGTAGTCCACCACGACGCCGGCGAGGCCCTTCTTGATCTCTGTGTCAGTCATGCTGAACTCCTTCGTTGCAGTTCTTGTATTAGTGGATGTTGGGGATCTGGAAGTTGAAAACGCCGGAATCGAACTTGTTGTAGGCCTCGTAGTCCACGAGGTCATAGAGGCGTGCCCGGGTGAGCATTTCGGGCACGCGTACCTGCTGGGTTCCCAGGCTCTTGAGTGTGTCCAAAACGCGTTCGGCGGCGCCCATGGCGCTGCGGAGCAGTGTGACGGGGTAGATGACCATGTTCACGCCCACATTCTGCAGTTGCTCCGTGGTGAAGAGGTCGCTTTTGCCGAACTCTGTCATGTTGGCGAGGATGGGCACGTCCACGGCGTCGCGGATGGCGCGGAACTCGTGCAGATCACGCATGGCCTCGGGGAAGATCGCGTCAGCGCCGGCATCGACGAGGGCCTTTGCACGGTCTTTGGCGGCCTGGAGTCCGTCGACTGCCCTGATGTCGGTGCGGGCCATGATGAGGAAGTTCGGGTCACGGCGGGCGTCGGCGGCGGCGCGGATGCGTTTGGTGGCGGTGGCCAGGTCAACGACGTTTTTGCCGTCGAGGTGGCCGCAGCGTTTGGGGTTGAACTGGTCCTCGATGTGGCAGCCGGCGAGTCCGGCGTTTTCGAGTTCCTGGACGCTGCGGGCCACGTTCATGGGTTCGCCGAAGCCAGTGTCCGCGTCCACGATGCACGGCAGGTCGGTCATGCGGGCGATCTGCCCTGCCCTGGTGGCTACCTCAGTCAGGGTGGTCAGGCCGATGTCGGGCAGGCCGAGGTCATTGGCGAGGACGGCGCCGGAGATGTAGACCCCTGCGAAGCCTTTCTCCTCGATCAGCCGGGCCGAGAGCGGGTTGAACGCCCCCGGGAACTGCTGAATAGTGCCCGAGGCGAGGATCTCGCGCAGCCTGAGGCGCTTCTGCTCGGGCGTGGCGGTGGAGTACAGCATTTTTAGAACAGTCCCTTCGGGGCAGCGTTAAGGTCGATGACGCCGGGCGCCGCGGTGATGTTGAGCTGGTCGAGTTCGCCGGCGCCGAGTTCGGGAAGGCGTTCGACGGCGGCGAGGAACCTTTCGATTTCGTCCTCCTCCACGAGGCCGGCGGCGAGGGTGCGGAACTTGTTCACATACTGTTCCCGTGTGAACGGGCGGGCGCCGAGCGGGTGGGCGTCGGCCACGGCGATTTGGTCCCGGATGACGGTGCCGTCGGTGAGGGTGATTTCCACGGAACCGCCGAAGGCCTTTTCGTTGATGTCCAGGGAGTGGTACCGGCGGGTCCACCCCGGGTCCTCCACCGTGGACACTTTCTGCCACAGCTCCACGGTGTCCGGGCGGGCGGCGCGTTCGGGGGCGTAGGAGTCCACGTGGTGCCAGGCCCCGTCCTGCAGTGCGACCGTGAAGATATAGGGGATGGAGTGGTCCAGGGTTTCCCGGGACGCGGTGGGGGAGTACTTCTGCGGGTCGTTGGCGCCGGAGCCGATCACGTAGTTGGTGTGGTGGCTCGTCTTGATCAGGACGGACTTCACGTTCGCCGGATCGGTGGCCTCGGGGTGTTCCCTGTTCAGCTTGCGGGCGAGGTCGATCCAGGCCTGGGCCTGGTACTCGGCCGAGTGTTCCTTGGTGTAGGTGTCCAGAATGGCCCGCTTGGCCTCACCGGGCATGGGCAGCGGAACCTCATAGGAGGCGTCCGGACCGTCCAGCAGCCAGGCGATCACGCCGTCCTCACCCTCGTAGATCGGCACCGGGGAGGTCTGCCCCCGCATGGACCTGTCCACCGCTTCGACCGCCATCTTGCCGGCGAAGGCGGGGGCGTGGGCCTTCCAGGTGGAGATCTCGCCCTTGCGCGACTGGCGGGTGGCCGTGGTGGTGTGCAGGGCCTGGCCGACGGACTGGAAGATGGTTTCGACGTCGAGTCCCAGTAGGGTGCCGATGCCGGCGGCCGCGGAGGGGCCGAGGTGGGCGACGTGGTCGATCTTGTGCTTGTGCAGGCAGATCGCCTTGACCAGGTTGACCTGGATCTCATAACCGGTGGCGATGCCACGGATCAGGTCCGCACCCGTGGAGCCGACGTGCTGTGCGACGGCCAGGATCGGCGGGATGTTGTCGCCGGGATGGGAGTAGTCCGCGGCGAGGAAGGTGTCGTGGTAGTCCAGTTCCCGGACTGCCACGCCGTTGGCCCAGGCCGCCCACTCCGGGGAGACCCGCTCGCCGATGCCGAAGACCTTGGCCCCCTTGCCGCCGCTGGACGGGCCGTGAGTGAGGGCCTGAGCCCGGGCAGCGACAATCGGAGCCCGGTTCAACGACGCAATGGCCACCGAGGCGTTGTCGATGATCCGGTTGATCACCATCTCGGTCACTTCGGCCGTCACGTCGACGGGGTCCGCGGCGACCAGAGCGATCTTGTGGGCCAACTGTTCCTCCCGGGGGAGGTTCTCTTCGCTCCTATAGACGCGGACGTGGTTGTTCTTGCCCATGGTGCTCCTTATTGAGGCGTGTGTGTGGCCTTGAGATGAGTAAGACTGCGGTGCAGATGAAGAGTGGTGGCTGCCGCGGCAACCCTGGGGTTCCCCGCGGCGATGGCCTCGGCAATGGCAGCGTGCTCCGCGGCCGCGGTTGTCAGCCGAGTCTGGTCGTCGGCGGCCAGCCGCCGAACCCGCACCAGATGCACCCGCAAGCTCCGCATGGCCTGGGCCAAGTAGGAGTTGGAGATG
Proteins encoded:
- a CDS encoding sialidase family protein, whose product is MQNTTTDAYSTITPDGAVKRADGADFAYLPAPTVQSHAANLLTLPDGRLGCVWFGGTQEGVPDISIWFSTLEPGSSQWSEPSKLSDDSTRSEQNPILFTAPDQTLWLLYTAQKAGNQDTAEVRRRISTDSGRTWGDVETLFPANETGGVFVRQLPVALPSGRLIIPIFRCITTQGEKWVGNSDDSAVMISDDAGATWSEQVLPGSLGCVHMNIQPLADGSLLALFRSRWADSIYESRSTDDGTTWSEPVPTELPNNNSSIQFTALADGRLALLYNHRRAEENTERRLSLYDEIDDDGLAEEQGQLAEPVPGAAVTDDGARKAFWGTPRSPMTLAISEDSGRSWPIRRNLDVGDGYCLSNNSREGLNREYSYPSIHQGPDGALNIAYTYFRQAIKFVRVDPQWAYEGSQTPGGLEDDSLNA
- a CDS encoding SDR family NAD(P)-dependent oxidoreductase, which encodes MPDQHAVVTGCSSGIGLAITRRLLADGWAVTGVSRTAKPLDGKFEWLQADLAEPESLADSIAGLRPVDALVHAAGFQRTAPLGELDPSALSAMFDVHVSAASILANALVPSMPDGGRIVLLGSRTATGSPGKSQYAATKAALMGLGRTWAQELAPRGITVNVLSPGPTDTPMLNDPGRAATPVRMPALGALVDPDDVAALAAFLLGPHGKSITGQNYVICGGASL
- a CDS encoding sulfite exporter TauE/SafE family protein, which gives rise to MTVTVLEFCVLASVLFAAACLQGSIGFGLGMMAAPVIALVDPSLLPASLILLSVVLTLIITVGERQHLDLRGVGWALVGRVPGSIVGAWLVITLTPDGLVWLVALAVSAGILAAFVGWVPPPLRRNLIVAGAASGILGTATSIGGTPMAIIWQRAEGPELRGTMSAFFLVGSCMSLFALALAGAINEKVLQVAFAMVPFVLAGFFLSRFLTRFLEPQLTRLVALAASSVGVLLLIGQQLLSQN
- a CDS encoding recombinase family protein is translated as MAGQLIGYVRVSTLDQNEKRQLEGQVLDRVFTDKASGRDTTRPELTELLRFARNGDTVVVHSMDRLARNLDDLRALVQSLTRKGVRVEFVKGSLVFTGEDSPMANLMLSVMGAFAEFERSLIRERQREGIALAKQRGAYKGRKKTLTPERAAELVQRAANGIPKSVLASDYGISRETVYQYLRQAKLP
- the panD gene encoding aspartate 1-decarboxylase codes for the protein MNRTMFKSKIHRATVTHADLHYVGSVTVDLDLLDAADILPGELVAIVDVTNGARLETYTIAGERGSGVIGINGPAAHLVHENDVVILITYAAMTTEEAKAYEPRVVHVDQNNNVLQLGNDPAEGLTPGLLRPPYAVNNTAP
- a CDS encoding bifunctional 2-methylcitrate synthase/citrate synthase, producing MTDTEIKKGLAGVVVDYTAVSKVNAETNSLLYRGYPVQDLAAKCSFEEVAYLLWNGELPTQEQLAGLTARERAGRPLEPALKAIIDALPTDAHPMDLCRTAASVLGARHPLAEDASPEANMKKAIDLWAAMPAVVAYDQRRRHGLDVVEPRDDLGYSANFLWMAFGEDPVDEVIEAFNVSMILYAEHSFNASTFTARVVTSTLSDLHSAVTAAIGALKGPLHGGANEAVMHTFDEIGIEPEESLEEAATRAKAWMEGALAHKKKIMGFGHRVYKNGDSRVPTMKAALDKMIAHYGRPELLGLYNGLEQAMEEAKAIKPNLDYPAGPTYHLMGFDTPTFTPIFVASRITGWTAHLMEQAASNSLIRPLSEYNGPDQRSL
- the prpB gene encoding methylisocitrate lyase, giving the protein MLYSTATPEQKRLRLREILASGTIQQFPGAFNPLSARLIEEKGFAGVYISGAVLANDLGLPDIGLTTLTEVATRAGQIARMTDLPCIVDADTGFGEPMNVARSVQELENAGLAGCHIEDQFNPKRCGHLDGKNVVDLATATKRIRAAADARRDPNFLIMARTDIRAVDGLQAAKDRAKALVDAGADAIFPEAMRDLHEFRAIRDAVDVPILANMTEFGKSDLFTTEQLQNVGVNMVIYPVTLLRSAMGAAERVLDTLKSLGTQQVRVPEMLTRARLYDLVDYEAYNKFDSGVFNFQIPNIH
- a CDS encoding MmgE/PrpD family protein codes for the protein MGKNNHVRVYRSEENLPREEQLAHKIALVAADPVDVTAEVTEMVINRIIDNASVAIASLNRAPIVAARAQALTHGPSSGGKGAKVFGIGERVSPEWAAWANGVAVRELDYHDTFLAADYSHPGDNIPPILAVAQHVGSTGADLIRGIATGYEIQVNLVKAICLHKHKIDHVAHLGPSAAAGIGTLLGLDVETIFQSVGQALHTTTATRQSRKGEISTWKAHAPAFAGKMAVEAVDRSMRGQTSPVPIYEGEDGVIAWLLDGPDASYEVPLPMPGEAKRAILDTYTKEHSAEYQAQAWIDLARKLNREHPEATDPANVKSVLIKTSHHTNYVIGSGANDPQKYSPTASRETLDHSIPYIFTVALQDGAWHHVDSYAPERAARPDTVELWQKVSTVEDPGWTRRYHSLDINEKAFGGSVEITLTDGTVIRDQIAVADAHPLGARPFTREQYVNKFRTLAAGLVEEDEIERFLAAVERLPELGAGELDQLNITAAPGVIDLNAAPKGLF